The DNA segment ATTTTTGCGGTCTTTCTGGGCTGACGCCTAATGAAATGCAGTGATATCGCTATTTATGGTGAGATGCGACCGGCGCTTTCGAGGCCAGGAGCGTTCTTGATGCTCAGTAGTCATCCGCACACTGCATGTACGACGAACCTTCATTTCAGATGACCGAGCGGGGGGATCAGGAAGAAACAATTCCCGTCAGCGATCTGCCACCTTCATTTCTTCCACCGCGATATCACCGTCGAGAACGATCGGCTCGTCGTCAAGAAAGAGCGAACAGCCCCGCATGGGAATGTCGAGATGGCAGGCCGTATCGTTCGGGCCGCCGAGTTCGTTGTTCGGACCGGTAGAGAACATCACGTTGCCGTAAAACGAGCGCGGCTCCATGCCCATTCCGCCGGGGAACTCCCCTGGCACCATGCCGTGCCATTTCGCGTCGGGGTTTAGGCCCCAGCCGACATGACTCATGCCCATCCCGCGTGGGTCGTTGAAGCCGGCCATGTAGGATTTGACCAGCTCGGCATCGAGGCCGCCGCGAATGTCGGTGATCCAGCCCTTCTCAATCCGATATGTGATCGGATCGCGCACATAGAGATTCTGCGGCAGCAGAATGTCGCCTGGCGCGACCACGATCGTGCCATCCACGCCGTCATCGTCTCCGCCGGTAAATACGAAACCTGAAGGCCAATGGTCCCAGCGGCCCGGCTGATCGGTGCAAGCGTATTCGGTCACTGCGGGATAGGTATTGAGCTTGTAGGTAACGTCGGTGCCGTGCGGCGAGGTGATGCGCATCACTTTTGCCTTCGACAGGATCTGACCGGCGATCTCTACTCTTTCGCGAAGCTCCTTGTTTGGCAGCATTCGGGCCAGGAGCGCCGGTGGCTCGACGGCCGTCAGGATGCGGGTGCCTGCGGCCTGGATCGCCATCTGTTCGGGCGAGAATAGCAGGAAGATGCAATCGATCAGCATGTCAGCGGCCTTTAGCGCCTCGACCGCGTCGGGCAACGCCGCGAGGCCGGTCTTGCCTACCGCCCAGCCGGCGGCAGGCGGCGCGACCGGCAGCCGCATGTGATACATCTTCGCGCCGAGGCGCTGACCGGCGGCCATGAAAGCGTCAGCGTAGTCGAGACGCTCATTGCCCTGAGTGAGAACCACGAGCTTCTCGCCTTCATGGACACCCGACATCTTCAGCTGATGCAGGCAGATCTCGGTAAAGCTGAACTGGTCCATTCTCTTTCTCCTTGAACTAAAGCATGTCGCGTTGGTCGGATGTTTCGACGAGGCCCCTCACGGAGTGAGGCGCCTCAGATGGGCGAGAGTCTCGTCGAGAGACAAAACGTCTCCATATTTGGCGTCGATATCGAACAGGTTGGCCTCGTGCGGCCCCTCATGGCGATCGCCGACGCAGTCCCGCACGACGATTGTGCGAAACCCGTGCTGAACCGCATCGACGGCGCTCGCGCGGATGCAACCGCTCGTCGAGCATCCGCTGAGAACAACGGTGTCAATTCCTTGCGAATGAAGCGTTGGCGCAAGGCTGGTGCCGAAGAATGCGCTGGCATACTGCTTGGTGATGACAAGTTCGCCAGGCGCCGGCTCGACACCGTCACAGAACTCGGCGAGCGGGCTGTCTGGCACCAAAGCAGCCATCACCGGCGACTTTTTCAGCCAAACGCCGCCATCGAGGTAGTCCGACGCACGATAGAGGATGTGGGTGTGGACGACGGGGATGCCTTTACGATGCGCCGCATCGAGAAGCAGCGGCGTCCGTGCGACCGCTTCGATCACGCCGGGCGCGAAGAGCGCAGCGTTTGGCGTGGTGTAGGCCTTCATGAAATCGATGACGAGGATCGCGGGCCTCAAGCCGAAGCCGATGCGCTTGCCCCAGACGCCTCGGTAGTTCTCCGCCGCAGCCGCGCTCATCGGGCCCTCTCAGTACGCGCCGGAGAGGAGCGCGCCCGCACCGGGCGCGACCGGCTCGAGGTCGAGCGCCTTCAGCATCATGTAGGTGGTGGCGATGGCCGCAGTTAAGGTCGGCTTGCCTGTCAGGGCCTCGACCTTCGCGACGCTCGCCAGCGAAGGCATCTGGACACAGGCCGAAAGCACGATGGCGTCAACGTTCGATGTATCGAGTCCGGCGACGATGCCCGGCAACCTGGCCGGATCGTGCTCGGCGACCTTGAGGTTGTCGGAGATCTCCAGTGCCTTGTGCGTCACGACCTCGACGCCCTCGGCCTCGATATAGTCGATCACGAGCTTGGTCAGCGGTTTCATATAAGGCGCGACAACGGCGATGCGCTTCGCCTTCATCACCTCCAGTGCCTCGACCAGAGCGCCCGCGCTGGTGATTACTGGCGCCGGCGCGCCGTTGGCGGCCGTTACGCTCTCCAGTCGCGACCGGCTTTCGCGATGATAGCCGGGGCCCATCGACATTATCGCGACGAGGCAGGCGTAGCCGAGGACATCGACACGCGCATCCGAGAGCTCCAACGCGCAACGGTCGGACTGACCGTCCATCGCGGCGAGCTCCTCTTTCGTTACGTGCTTCATCCGCATGCGCGCCGAATGGAAAACGAAACGTTCGGGCTTGATGAGCTGACGGGCCGCCAGCATCGCCGGAATCTCGGTCTCCATGGTGACGTTGGAGCTCGGCACGATCTGGCCGATCCGGTAAGTCTTCGTCGTCATGCAGCGCTTCTCCCAAACGAGGTTCCCAGAAGGACGTCGAGAGCCTGAAAGAAGCCGTCGAAATCGTCCCACGGGATCATGTGACCGGCATCGGAAACACGCGTCGTGCGAATTGCCGGGTTAAGCGCGGCGATCTCGGCCTCGTCCGCAGCCTCGATCACGCCGCCACGGCCTGCGATCATCAGCGCGACCGGCAGGGCGAGTTGCCGCAGATCCTTGTGGATGTCGTCGGTGTGAAAGCCCTCGAAGGCGGCAACGATGGCCGGTTCGAAGCAGGTGTGGAGCCACTCTGCGCGGAGCCCAAGTTGCTCCTCGGACCAGGTCGGGCAGAACGCACGCATGGCGTCGGCGTCCATCCCTTCAACCGCAAGCCTGATCGAGTCGAGATACCAAGAGAGCTTGGCCGGGTACGGCCGACGTCCAGGACCGGAGACGGGTGGATCGACAAGAACGAGACGGGCCATACTGCTCGCGTCCCTGACGGCGGCACGGATCGCGATCCGCGCTCCCATCGAGTGTCCGAGAACGGTGACGTTTTCGACCTTCAGTGCCGCAATCAGGGTCGAGAGATCGTCCGCCATGGCATCGAGACCGTAGTCGAGACCGGGCCCGCTGGACGAGAGACCGCGGCCGCGAACGTCCACGACAAAGGTGTCGAAGACCTGCGCCAGGCGCTCCGCGACAAAACCCCAGGTGATCGCGGGGCTGGTGATGCCGGGCACGAGCAGCAGCGGCGCACCTGGGCCGCGGTACCTGAGGACATGTGTGCGGGTGCCATTCGTGCTGACGTTCCCGCCGGTGGGCCGCATCGCCGTCATGCCGCCATACCGCTCTGCAACGGCTCGGCGTAGATGTCGTACGCGAAGACCCAGGCCGGATCCTCCGGCGTGCGCAGCCAGGTATTGGCGTTCGAGACCCCCTGCACCCGCGATGCGCGCTCACGCCGGTTCGCCTCGTAGAGTTTGAACGCGGTGGTGTAGTCTTGCAGACCGGTTTCAACGAGGCAGCGCGTCAGCATCGCGCCGTCCTCGATCGCCATGGCGCCGCCTTGCGCCATATGCGGCTTCATCGGGTGGCAGGCATCGCCGAGAAGCGCCATTCGTCCGCGGCTCCAGAGCGGCAGGGGATTGCGGTTGAGCAGCGGCCACTTGGAAATATCGGTGGTGCAGTCGATCAGGGTTTGCACGATCGGGTGGTAGCCGGCAAAGGCCTCCCGCATTTCCTCCTGACTGGATGGGACCGAAGGGCCCTGGAAATCCCAGGCCGGGTGCGGCACGCCGGTTACGAAATAGTA comes from the Bradyrhizobium erythrophlei genome and includes:
- a CDS encoding maleate cis-trans isomerase family protein — protein: MTTKTYRIGQIVPSSNVTMETEIPAMLAARQLIKPERFVFHSARMRMKHVTKEELAAMDGQSDRCALELSDARVDVLGYACLVAIMSMGPGYHRESRSRLESVTAANGAPAPVITSAGALVEALEVMKAKRIAVVAPYMKPLTKLVIDYIEAEGVEVVTHKALEISDNLKVAEHDPARLPGIVAGLDTSNVDAIVLSACVQMPSLASVAKVEALTGKPTLTAAIATTYMMLKALDLEPVAPGAGALLSGAY
- a CDS encoding leucyl aminopeptidase gives rise to the protein MDQFSFTEICLHQLKMSGVHEGEKLVVLTQGNERLDYADAFMAAGQRLGAKMYHMRLPVAPPAAGWAVGKTGLAALPDAVEALKAADMLIDCIFLLFSPEQMAIQAAGTRILTAVEPPALLARMLPNKELRERVEIAGQILSKAKVMRITSPHGTDVTYKLNTYPAVTEYACTDQPGRWDHWPSGFVFTGGDDDGVDGTIVVAPGDILLPQNLYVRDPITYRIEKGWITDIRGGLDAELVKSYMAGFNDPRGMGMSHVGWGLNPDAKWHGMVPGEFPGGMGMEPRSFYGNVMFSTGPNNELGGPNDTACHLDIPMRGCSLFLDDEPIVLDGDIAVEEMKVADR
- a CDS encoding alpha/beta fold hydrolase yields the protein MTAMRPTGGNVSTNGTRTHVLRYRGPGAPLLLVPGITSPAITWGFVAERLAQVFDTFVVDVRGRGLSSSGPGLDYGLDAMADDLSTLIAALKVENVTVLGHSMGARIAIRAAVRDASSMARLVLVDPPVSGPGRRPYPAKLSWYLDSIRLAVEGMDADAMRAFCPTWSEEQLGLRAEWLHTCFEPAIVAAFEGFHTDDIHKDLRQLALPVALMIAGRGGVIEAADEAEIAALNPAIRTTRVSDAGHMIPWDDFDGFFQALDVLLGTSFGRSAA
- a CDS encoding N-carbamoylsarcosine amidohydrolase, with translation MSAAAAENYRGVWGKRIGFGLRPAILVIDFMKAYTTPNAALFAPGVIEAVARTPLLLDAAHRKGIPVVHTHILYRASDYLDGGVWLKKSPVMAALVPDSPLAEFCDGVEPAPGELVITKQYASAFFGTSLAPTLHSQGIDTVVLSGCSTSGCIRASAVDAVQHGFRTIVVRDCVGDRHEGPHEANLFDIDAKYGDVLSLDETLAHLRRLTP